Genomic window (Ananas comosus cultivar F153 linkage group 1, ASM154086v1, whole genome shotgun sequence):
TAATTCCCCAAACAAAGAAGATCAAACATATATCCCAAATTAAGAAGCGGGTATTGTTTAACTTCAACCAATGATGGTGGTGACAGtggcgaaggcggaggagggCACCAAGTTCACTTCAAAAAATAGGAGTTGACGTAAAACTTTCATCAACATTTGGTGTCTACCTGTGCACCTGTGCACTCTACCCATTTTCTTGAATAAGGAAAGATATTCAAGATGGTTCtgtcaaattatatgaaacaaccgtttttCTTCAAAATCTTAAGCTACCAGAAAATGGTGtttttaacatttatattcGGCATGAGAATTTTTGATAGACCCAAGATGTAAgcttaaattaaatgggaggaaattaaaaAATGCTAAGAGTTTGGTGGAACTCGAACTCAGgatctcctgctctgataccatattaaattatatgagaCAACCgtttttctccaaaagcttaaaacTACCAGAGAAAggtgttttaaatatttatattcaacaggtTCTCACACAAGTACACAACTCTTTCCAATTTCACCAGTCTCAATGCAAGAAACCACAAATACCTAACTAAACCTACAACCCATTACCCATTTAGGAGCCCAAAACCCACTCAACATCCCCAATGCCCACCACATGTTTGTGATAATTCCCCAATTAAAATGAGCAAACGTATACGCAAAAGCAAGAAGCGGGTAATGTGTATCATCGATCAACGGCGGCGTAGAATGGGGCGAATCTAACCCTACATCATCTCACCCATCTAAGCACCCAAAACCCTCACAAAGCGCCACCGCCCACCACATGCTTGTGACAATTCCCCAACGAAAAAGATCAACGCAAAATCAAGAAGCGGGTGTCGCTTACCATCGATCAATGGCGGCGGAGGATGCGTCGAATCGAGCGGCGGCGAGCGCCAGATGTCGGGGAGGTCGGGGCCGAGGATGCGAGGGCCCttcgccctctccctcttcgCGGGCGCGTGGCAATGGCGACGAGCACAgtgggaggagaagaggagcgTGTGGGCCTTCGCCCTGGAGAACgcgcggaggaggacgagggctCGCATCTTCTACTTCGCCGTGAAGCTCTCAAGCGTCGAAAGCGCTTTTCCCCACAGCGCTGAACGGAGAAGCCCCGGCTCACCGGCGAAAACTTATAGAGGGGTTAAATTGCACTCAACTCCCCGACATTTTGAATATCTTTTACTTTGGTCCTCGAACTTTATGTTTGATGTTTAAATATAAGTTTAGGGCATATATGGATAGCATTGCTCCTCaaatgcaaaatttaattttaaacagGTACCTGCAATTTGGTTTGTTAGtttaaatgggtcagcatcctGCCTTATGGCGGGAGGTCATGTGTGGGtcaagtcatattcgaaatggcgtgaggctgggttgggccgagtcatattcgaaatggcctAAGGCCAGTTGGGCCAAGTCATAATCGAGACCCGTGAGCGCTGTATCTgcacgttttaagtgaattggttgcgtatttctaacagctcgagtttttAAGATTAATGATTAGCGTTAACGATCCGAcgagtggtatcagagccagaggtcacggaTTCAATTCCTGCATGCTACAAATATGTCCATGTACTGGAGGGAGGGTTGGCTTAAATAGATCAACATTCTatcctgtggcgggaggccatgtgtgGGCTGAGacatgttcgaaatggcatgaggctAGTTGGACCGAAtcacaattgagacccgtgggcgctgtatctgtacgcttgaagtgaattggttgcgtatttctaacaactcaaacttttgggattaatggttaacgTCAAAGATCCAACATGGTTAACCTCTTAATTTGTACGCTTTTGATCGCTAAAACCTTATTAAGTTTTGATTATAAATGTTTATCGAACTTTTGATTCAAATTACTCAAAGAGGTTTTTAACTACAAATAATGCAAAATATGTTTGAAGCCCAGGCATTTCACAGTTACATAACTAATTAACTTTATCATTCTTACCAACTGTACTAACAGAATCAACCACAACTGCTGTCTCGAGTAAGCTTTATTAATCAAATAAGAGAACTCAATCCCAGTAATCGACTCAACACCACCACATCATTTGCACGATCACAAGCTCGAACCTATCATGCTTATTCACTGACACAATTATTCCGTAACTATCGGTTTCACGCTGTCCAGACATGCATTAACCTTCTCTCCGTCAGCAGCTGCGCAGCTCTTCACAGACTTCGTCGTCATCGGTATCAGCTTCTTCTCCCTGCAGGTCTGAATTGCTGCATCATACATGTCCTCAGCTGTGTACTTGAACTCGAACCCGAGATCGATCAGCTTCTTCGACGAGAAGTGTACTCGTTTTATGCCCTCGTCGATCCCTTCGAACCTAGAATAAGAATTCACAGTTTGTTACTCGTATTTTTCGCGAGAAGTTACGCAAATGAGCAATAACTGCGAAATATGTACAAATGGCCTTACTTTTCGGGGACGTCGTATTCAGGATACCGCGCTCTGAGCATCTTCGCGAGATCGTAAATGGTAGCGTCGTGAGAAGAGCAAATGTATCTTCCGGTGGCGTCCGGGTGCTCGAAGAGGAAGATGTGGGCATCACATAGATCGTCTAAGTGAACCAACTGAAACTGCTTTAAGATTGAGAAATGTGCTTCGTTTCCTGCCATGATAAGTTATGCTAGTGTTAGTACACCTGCAGTAAAGAAGGTAGGGGCGAGCATTATTTGGTTCAAATCAAATCGAAATACCAAATTGAATCCGACCTGAATCAATCAGTTTGGTTCGGcactaaaagttaaaaattagaaaaaccaAAATAATCGAAGGTTTAGaaattcaatatataatattagtcttaatataaaaaaattgagtattatttttgaataatagttaaataattagaaatattaattgctaTTATTTTAGATTACTGATTTTTGACACGCAATGAAATTAATCATGATTATATCTTAGTTTTAGCACtttaaaaagatttaatttaaataaaaaatataaaccgAACCAAACCGACCAAATTATTTTGGTTTAATTCATGCCTCTAATTCGGTTTGAtttttgaaatatagatttttgaaagtcagagaagaaaaagtgaaaaagtagaTCTTTCGTCCATTTGGTTTGAAATGTAGCTTTTTtggaaatttatttttgaaattttatagcaaatttatatttatttttttttctttttaggaaAACGAAGATGctagttttctataaaatttgaaaagaagctttctaaaaaagctaaaaaagaaaaacaaaaaaaaattcataaaaaacttatttctcgaaaaaaaaaagtgctttttCGAGAAACCAAACCGCCCCTAAAGAAACATAATAAGCaagcaataataaataaaggctaaaatatatataatgccaCTTTATAAATAtccgttttttattttttcttcctgatttttaaaaatctatattttgcccccttaaaatTTCGGCAGGAGGGTACGATGTTAATGGAGAAAGCAAAATGACCAAACTATTCttactttttctataaaaagataattttttaatatatttttgccattttgaggggcattttagtataaattataaaaaattgacgGAATAGCGACGAAACCCTGACTGAGTGGAGcaaaatgcaacaacttgaaatattgagaaagtaaaatataaatttttaaaaattagaaaggaaAAGTGTGGAACAACCGTTGTAAAAGCTTAAGCGGAtgcggattttttttttttttctcacaagGCACttgacgtggacttgaattaaatagaagaaaattaataatgctaggagTCTGGGATGacttgaaataaataataatatactaaGAGCCTAGTATGACTCGAACTCAAAACTTTCTGTTCTGATatcatatgaaacaaccgttttgctataaaaatttaaaccgtTAGAAAacagtatttatatatttttatatttaacaaaaattaaagaaaatgaatatttataaaaaaaaaattagtaatttagCCATAAATAAACCATATGGGTATATCATACCTGTGATGAGTGATAATGCAGTGATCATGCTTGGTGGCATGCATGAGGTGAGGAAGGGCCCAACAACAAGAGGTGGGATGATGCTGATCAGGTCAATCCCATTCTCCTCTGCATACTCCCATGCAGCTTTCTCAGCCAGGGTTTTTGACACAAAGTACAtctgattaattaatttgtacagCAAGGAGTTAGCAACAAATAATTATGATCACTAGCTACAAATTCATCTGAATTTTTTAACCTTTCGGAACAAGTATCTGACCATTTATAGTtcttgaattaatattatttttctagaaaaacCACTAAATTCTAGAGGATCACTAAACTTTTGAAAATTACCATCATTCCAACTCTATATTTTctgatccaaaggttaaaaagtCGAAAACATCAAGTATTTTATGCTTccgaaagtatagtagctccacactacatatatatatatatagagagagagagagagagaatccggCTGGTATATTATCGATAACACGAAAGCCTCTGtactaccaaattatttttgatgatgcggcttctaaatcaacaatcagctccgttagagttgatctacactattaagagtatagtagtcgaactctctctatatatatatatgagtctagCTACTATATATGCTCTTATAAGTATGATCTTCTTAGTACTCATAACttgtttttaataataaagttttcAAAACGGCGCGTCGGTAGCAGAAGTCGATATATAGAGTACCCATCCAGTCATCTTGACGCGGCGGCAGAAGTCGATGTCGCTCCAGCAGTTCTCGTCGTACTCTGACCGTTGGTGCTCTTCGACGTTCACCGTCCCAGCCGACGACGTGAACACGACGCGCCGCACGGTGCCGGCCTCCTTGCATGATCTGAGAATGCCCAGGAGTCCATTTATTGTGGGCTTGATCACCTCATTCTGCAAAGAAataagcaaattttttttattgtcattATTATTGTTTACATTTTCATAgggttatatttgaaatttgagtgcCAATTTTGGTAAATGTTGTACTTTAGTCCTTGACCCATAAAATACCCAAGATGATGTCTTATGGAGTGATACGTTTAGATCTCTTCATTTGTAAAATAacttacttattttaatttatttcaaacaTATATTGTCATTTGTAACAATCCTGGATCTtagatgttatatatatttctatttttaggtACTCAAGTGTAcgagtgaaaaatatatatatataaaaaatcaaatcttttttttttgacagaaaaAATCCGTAGGCAATTTTATTAGCAACTTAAAAGTACAtcaaagataacaaaaaaaaattaaataaagttttgGTATAATATGTATAATGTACCCctcaaaggaaaaaaagaaaataaaaaatttggtatCTATCATCTGAGATAGTAAAAGTCTTATCAAGGCCAGTTTACAGCTGTTACAtcgaaatgataatttttttaaaaaaaaaattgcattgacACTTTTGTgctttataaaaattttggataattATTTATATGCCGTTTAAAAACTACTGAAAAAATTTGTacatctttattttcttttatttcaaatatattttttatatatttttttggtatttagaaataatttcGCTATTagtattcaaaaataatttctaccaaaataaaaaaaaaatcaaaatacctattttttttcatatctaTTTTGTCTctaatttaaatgcaaatagaaaaaattagtgacagtagaaaaatatatttaaaagagcaaaaaattaaaatattttttctgcccataatttaaaaaataaataagaaaaattagtagaagtcgaagaatatttttaaaagggtaaaataataattttacaaagatAATGAAATTTCTAATGGTTAATGAACAAAATCTAACTTTAAGCCCCTATTTAGTTGGGGGATAAGGAGGGATAACGGGTTATCCCCCCGTTAtacccaaacacaaaaaaaaggtgGGATTAGGGGTGGGAACAGATATTCCctcccctatttaatttttaaaaaaattataaatatttaattttaaattttaaaaatttattatttgtaattttaaaattaaaatttataactttaaattctaaaatttaaattttaaattaatattttaagttttttaattttaaattttgatattttatatttttaaatttagatttaatcttaaatttaaaattttgaattttgaattttcggatttgagatttaaaattttaatttttgaatttttgagatttgaaaattatatatttgatttaaaaatctaaatataaaatttaaaaatttaaattcaaatataatatagagaaaaatataattattttatatttataactatctactattcttcttattccatcttatctatccaaacattattttttttattctaagaaacaactcaattttcattcaaacacaaaattgatctgGCTCAGCTTATATCTGAATTTATAGATATTCCTTGTATAGACAGTCCTTATTTATATTCGAAACAAATAAAACTTCACGCTATATTTGGTTAGAAAACAAGGATGggtaggggtgggaacaagctgttcccatccttatttttttaaaaaaaaatttaaaaaattttaattttaattttaattttaattttaattttaaaaattaaattttataatttaaattctaaattttaatttttaaattttaatttgattttatattttttaaaatttaaattttgatattttatatttttgaaatttaaatttgaccttaaattttaaattttaaattttaaaattcaaaatttgagagtttaattttaaatttaaatttcaaattttaaaatttaaaagttaaaattcaaaattcaaatttaaaaattttaaattcaaatataacgaGAGAGATAATatcatttttctatttataactatccagtattttttttattttatatatttaaatgctatttttctttttttcgaaaACAATAAATATTCATTCATACATAAAATTGGTCTAATTCT
Coding sequences:
- the LOC109706489 gene encoding dihydroflavonol 4-reductase; the encoded protein is MGAAEEEGAVVVTGASGYVGTWLVVKLLQAGYTAQHRSETPSNIVKTKPLLDLPGAGDRLSIWKADLQDEGSFVDAIRGCTGVFHVATPMDFESKDPENEVIKPTINGLLGILRSCKEAGTVRRVVFTSSAGTVNVEEHQRSEYDENCWSDIDFCRRVKMTGWMYFVSKTLAEKAAWEYAEENGIDLISIIPPLVVGPFLTSCMPPSMITALSLITGNEAHFSILKQFQLVHLDDLCDAHIFLFEHPDATGRYICSSHDATIYDLAKMLRARYPEYDVPEKFEGIDEGIKRVHFSSKKLIDLGFEFKYTAEDMYDAAIQTCREKKLIPMTTKSVKSCAAADGEKVNACLDSVKPIVTE